A region of Bradyrhizobium sp. SZCCHNS1050 DNA encodes the following proteins:
- the fliP gene encoding flagellar type III secretion system pore protein FliP (The bacterial flagellar biogenesis protein FliP forms a type III secretion system (T3SS)-type pore required for flagellar assembly.) encodes MRSLLPPRRVVFTAVLTAAGLLAGRAAAQDISINLGAGGGGVTERAVQLIALLTVLSIAPSILIMMTSFTRIVVVLSLLRTAMGTATAPPNSVIIALAMFLTAFVMGPVLQKSYDDGIRPLVENQIGVEDALQRASVPLRGFMQKNVREKDLKLFMDLSGEPPPATPDDLSLRILVPAFMISELKRAFEIGFLLFLPFLIIDLVVASVLMSMGMMMLPPVVVSLPFKLIFFVLVDGWSLVAGSLVQSYGG; translated from the coding sequence GTGAGATCGCTGCTTCCCCCGCGTAGAGTTGTCTTCACCGCTGTTCTGACTGCCGCCGGTTTACTGGCGGGACGTGCTGCTGCGCAGGACATCAGCATCAATCTCGGCGCCGGCGGTGGCGGCGTCACCGAACGCGCGGTCCAACTGATCGCGCTGCTCACGGTGTTGTCGATCGCGCCGTCGATCCTGATCATGATGACGTCGTTCACGCGCATCGTGGTCGTGCTGTCGCTGCTGCGCACGGCGATGGGCACAGCGACCGCGCCGCCCAACTCGGTCATCATCGCGCTCGCGATGTTCCTCACGGCGTTCGTGATGGGCCCGGTGTTGCAGAAATCCTATGATGACGGCATCCGGCCCCTGGTGGAGAACCAGATCGGCGTCGAGGACGCGCTGCAGCGCGCCTCGGTGCCGCTGCGCGGCTTCATGCAGAAGAACGTGCGCGAGAAGGACCTGAAGCTGTTCATGGACCTCTCCGGCGAGCCGCCGCCGGCGACGCCCGACGACCTGTCGCTGCGCATCCTGGTGCCGGCTTTCATGATCTCCGAGCTCAAGCGCGCCTTCGAGATCGGTTTCCTGCTGTTCCTGCCCTTCCTGATCATCGATCTCGTGGTCGCCTCGGTCCTGATGTCGATGGGCATGATGATGCTGCCGCCGGTCGTGGTGTCGCTGCCGTTCAAGCTGATCTTCTTCGTGCTGGTCGACGGCTGGTCGCTGGTGGCCGGCAGCCTGGTGCAGAGCTACGGCGGGTAG
- a CDS encoding cation transporter: MPGCHDDCCSSSPPRELDSPRWRRALWIALAINGAMFLTEIAAGVAAGSASLQADAIDFLGDTANYAISLGVAGLALSWRARAALLKGWSLVLLGVLVLASTVWHAMTGTLPEAKAMGIVGMLALVANAGVALMLYRFRIGDANMRSVWIRSRNDAIGNVAVLAAAAGVFGTGTAWPDLIVAAIMAALGSSGGWHIIQRARIELRGSPTSRPIASPIRAN, translated from the coding sequence ATGCCTGGTTGTCATGACGACTGCTGTTCCTCTTCCCCTCCGAGGGAACTGGACAGCCCCCGCTGGCGTCGTGCGCTCTGGATTGCGTTGGCTATCAACGGAGCCATGTTTCTGACGGAGATCGCAGCAGGCGTGGCGGCCGGGTCGGCCTCGCTGCAGGCGGACGCGATCGACTTCCTCGGTGATACGGCCAACTATGCGATCAGCCTCGGAGTGGCGGGACTGGCGCTGAGCTGGCGAGCGCGCGCCGCCCTTCTGAAGGGCTGGTCGCTCGTCCTGCTTGGCGTCCTTGTCCTTGCCTCCACTGTCTGGCACGCAATGACCGGCACCCTCCCGGAGGCGAAGGCGATGGGGATCGTCGGCATGCTCGCCCTTGTCGCCAATGCGGGCGTGGCCCTCATGCTTTACCGCTTCCGGATCGGCGACGCGAATATGAGGTCGGTCTGGATCCGCTCCCGGAACGATGCGATCGGCAACGTCGCCGTACTCGCGGCCGCAGCCGGTGTGTTCGGCACCGGCACGGCATGGCCGGATCTCATTGTGGCGGCGATCATGGCCGCGCTTGGTTCGAGCGGTGGCTGGCACATCATACAGCGAGCTCGCATCGAGTTGCGCGGCTCCCCCACATCGCGCCCCATCGCAAGCCCAATCCGGGCGAACTGA
- a CDS encoding helix-turn-helix domain-containing protein, with the protein MSRLTIGDLAKRTGTKVETIRYYERIGLLPLPARTEGNYRAYDNDQLGRLSFIRRARDLGFSIDQVRDLLDLADQRDRSCDAVDVIAGQHLAEIERKIADLVALRDELADVIGRCKHGTVADCRIIEALAPHRSD; encoded by the coding sequence ATGTCACGACTGACCATCGGAGACCTCGCGAAGCGGACCGGCACCAAAGTCGAAACGATCCGCTATTATGAGCGGATCGGCCTGCTACCTCTTCCGGCGAGAACCGAGGGCAATTACCGAGCCTATGACAACGACCAACTGGGGCGACTGAGCTTCATCCGGCGTGCCCGCGACTTGGGCTTCTCCATCGACCAGGTCCGTGACCTGCTGGACCTCGCCGATCAGCGAGACCGCTCGTGCGACGCGGTCGACGTCATCGCCGGCCAACACCTGGCAGAGATCGAACGCAAGATCGCGGACCTCGTGGCGCTGCGCGACGAGCTTGCCGATGTTATCGGGCGCTGCAAGCACGGCACCGTTGCCGACTGCCGCATCATCGAAGCACTTGCGCCACATCGCTCTGACTGA
- a CDS encoding tetratricopeptide repeat protein codes for MARTTPIGLRSKARARARAGLALLSAIVIGLVLSTVAAGAAPVPGEASLSAQDGYARLVLKFAEDVSADVTTAGSILLIRFDRAATVPIDRWVDAAPDYISSARGDPDGSALRLSLSRKVRVNTMTAGERVFIDLLPDSWTGPPPPLPAEVVRELAERARAAEKALRLQRAEAESKKRPPIRVRALVQPTFVRFVFEIPDGVGISSVLNDQKLSLFFTAPLSFDLADAKLVAPPNVAAINQRIDGSRTVVELGLVGEVDVRAFREEKNYNIDVAYQQPDKKVSAVSSDTLPGAKAAAADKPNGSKPNGDKPKQAAQPEIVPPTSDTIAKEMKTEAKPAPAVAAPATEPAAQPAPSAAAVAAPAAAKAEAAPEAAKPEAAAPEAARSEPAKPEAMKPEAGKAEAAKPVETKSAETKSAETKPAEKAANGAATLEALRDSEGLRLTFGFGQVTPAALFRRGDTVWMVFDSTKPVDVEPIRAKGGAIIGEVNRMSLENGQAIRIRLNRPQMHSLGSDDGGRSWMLSFADKGQANQQPLMVMRNVTDPALANVMVPLANPGAGMLHRVIDPDAGDTLLVVTAPPPIRGFIKRQDFVDLSLLDSIHGIAVRPNSDDVAVEIAPDKVILGRPGGLTLSSIGFSPERAPTAVRPMFDIDEWQQNQTQPFVPREDLLIKAAANAEPERRAQARLALARFYMARAMYPEARGVTNLMISDADPRTEETAMLMIHAVASILMGRPDQGLKDLATPSIGNNFDSQMWKGLAFARQGKFADAREKLKNVEFAIASLPLDLQRVVIADAMKSALEIKDFAGAAKRRAELDVIGVPADMKPDIAVLRGRLAEAMAQEKDALDDYRFAVNSDDRMAAAEAKLLEIKLLQKRGEIKPPDALKELETLQVIWRGDAIEVQTLQMMAQLYEEAGRYADSLEAARQATRLMPNSDLARQAQDAASRLFSQLFLSGKADELPPVDALSIFYGFRELTPIGRRGDEMIRKLADRLVGIDLLDQAAELLQYQVDHRLEGAARAQVAARLAMVYLTNRKPDRAIEALRTTRIADLAGELRQQRLLLEARANSDIGRYDLGLDIISNIGGREAIRLRSDIYWASRRWREASEQIELYYGDRWRDFRPLNPAERGDILRAVVGYALADDAIGLARFREKYAPLMTGEADKIAFDVASKPASGSSAEFAQIAKMAASVDTLDGFLRDMRARFPDATGKGPDGGKDAAKAPSEATGALPRIQGVKQAIAGR; via the coding sequence ATGGCGCGCACGACTCCCATTGGATTGCGGTCGAAGGCCCGCGCACGGGCGCGCGCCGGCCTTGCCCTGCTGTCGGCCATCGTCATCGGTCTGGTGCTGTCCACGGTCGCGGCAGGCGCTGCGCCGGTGCCGGGCGAGGCGAGCCTGTCGGCTCAGGACGGCTATGCGCGGCTGGTGCTGAAATTCGCCGAGGACGTCAGCGCCGACGTCACCACCGCCGGCTCGATTCTGCTGATCAGGTTCGATCGCGCCGCCACCGTTCCGATCGACCGCTGGGTGGATGCTGCGCCCGACTATATCTCATCGGCCCGCGGCGACCCCGACGGCTCGGCGCTGCGGTTGTCGCTGTCGCGCAAGGTCCGCGTCAACACCATGACCGCGGGCGAACGCGTCTTCATCGACCTGTTGCCCGACAGTTGGACCGGCCCGCCGCCGCCGCTGCCGGCCGAGGTCGTGCGCGAGCTCGCCGAGCGCGCGCGCGCCGCCGAGAAGGCGCTGCGGCTGCAGCGCGCCGAGGCGGAATCGAAGAAGCGGCCGCCGATCCGCGTCCGCGCGCTGGTGCAGCCGACCTTCGTGCGCTTCGTGTTCGAGATCCCCGACGGTGTCGGCATCTCCTCGGTGCTCAACGACCAGAAGCTGTCGCTGTTCTTCACCGCGCCGCTGTCCTTCGATCTCGCCGACGCCAAGCTCGTCGCGCCGCCGAACGTCGCCGCGATCAACCAGCGCATCGACGGCAGCAGGACCGTCGTCGAGCTCGGCCTGGTCGGCGAGGTCGACGTTCGCGCCTTCCGCGAGGAGAAGAACTACAACATCGACGTCGCCTATCAGCAGCCGGACAAGAAGGTTTCCGCAGTCTCCTCGGACACGCTGCCGGGCGCCAAGGCGGCCGCGGCCGACAAACCCAACGGCAGCAAACCCAATGGCGACAAGCCGAAGCAGGCTGCGCAGCCCGAGATCGTGCCGCCGACCTCCGACACCATCGCCAAGGAGATGAAGACGGAGGCCAAGCCGGCGCCTGCGGTCGCGGCGCCGGCCACCGAGCCCGCAGCCCAGCCGGCGCCGTCGGCAGCGGCTGTTGCCGCGCCCGCCGCCGCGAAGGCCGAAGCCGCGCCCGAGGCCGCCAAGCCTGAAGCTGCTGCGCCTGAAGCCGCCAGATCCGAACCAGCGAAGCCCGAGGCGATGAAGCCGGAGGCCGGCAAAGCCGAAGCCGCCAAGCCCGTCGAGACCAAGTCTGCCGAGACCAAGTCGGCCGAAACCAAGCCTGCCGAGAAGGCAGCCAATGGAGCCGCCACCCTGGAGGCCCTGCGCGACAGTGAGGGCCTGCGGCTCACCTTCGGCTTCGGCCAGGTCACGCCAGCGGCGCTGTTCCGCCGCGGCGATACGGTATGGATGGTGTTCGATTCGACCAAGCCCGTCGACGTCGAACCCATCCGCGCCAAGGGCGGCGCCATCATCGGCGAGGTCAACAGGATGTCGCTCGAGAACGGGCAGGCCATCCGGATCCGGCTCAACCGCCCGCAGATGCATTCGCTCGGCAGCGATGATGGCGGGCGCAGCTGGATGCTGTCGTTCGCCGACAAGGGCCAGGCCAATCAGCAGCCGCTGATGGTGATGCGCAACGTCACCGATCCCGCGCTTGCCAATGTGATGGTGCCGCTCGCCAATCCCGGAGCCGGCATGCTGCACCGGGTGATCGACCCGGATGCCGGCGACACGCTGCTGGTCGTGACGGCGCCGCCGCCGATCCGCGGCTTCATCAAGCGCCAGGATTTCGTCGATCTGTCGCTGCTCGATTCCATTCACGGCATCGCGGTTCGTCCGAATTCGGATGACGTCGCCGTCGAGATCGCGCCCGACAAGGTGATCCTGGGCCGGCCGGGCGGGCTGACGCTGTCGTCGATCGGCTTCTCGCCGGAGCGGGCGCCGACCGCTGTCAGGCCGATGTTCGACATCGACGAATGGCAGCAGAACCAGACCCAGCCGTTCGTGCCGCGCGAGGATCTCCTGATCAAGGCCGCGGCCAACGCCGAGCCGGAGCGGCGGGCGCAGGCGCGGCTGGCGCTGGCGCGCTTCTACATGGCGCGAGCGATGTATCCGGAAGCGCGCGGTGTCACCAATCTGATGATCTCCGACGCCGACCCGCGCACCGAAGAGACCGCCATGCTGATGATCCACGCGGTGGCGAGCATCCTGATGGGCCGGCCGGATCAGGGGCTCAAGGATCTCGCCACGCCGTCGATCGGGAACAATTTCGACTCCCAGATGTGGAAGGGCCTCGCCTTCGCCCGGCAGGGCAAGTTCGCGGACGCGCGCGAGAAGCTGAAGAACGTCGAGTTCGCCATCGCCTCGCTGCCGCTCGACCTGCAGCGCGTCGTGATCGCTGACGCGATGAAGTCGGCGCTCGAGATCAAGGATTTCGCCGGCGCCGCGAAGCGGCGCGCCGAGCTCGACGTGATCGGCGTGCCCGCGGACATGAAGCCCGACATCGCCGTGCTGCGCGGCCGACTCGCCGAGGCGATGGCGCAGGAGAAGGATGCGCTCGACGACTATCGCTTCGCCGTCAATTCCGACGACCGCATGGCGGCCGCGGAGGCCAAGCTGCTCGAGATCAAGCTTCTGCAGAAGCGCGGCGAGATCAAGCCGCCCGACGCGTTGAAGGAGCTGGAGACCTTGCAGGTGATCTGGCGCGGCGACGCCATCGAGGTGCAGACGTTGCAGATGATGGCGCAGCTCTACGAGGAGGCCGGGCGCTACGCGGACTCGCTCGAGGCCGCTCGCCAGGCCACCCGCCTGATGCCCAACTCCGACTTGGCGCGGCAGGCCCAGGATGCAGCCTCCCGCCTGTTCTCGCAGTTGTTCCTGAGCGGCAAGGCCGACGAGCTTCCGCCGGTCGATGCGCTCAGCATCTTCTACGGGTTTCGCGAGCTGACTCCGATCGGCCGCCGCGGCGACGAGATGATCCGCAAGCTCGCCGACCGCCTGGTCGGCATCGATCTGCTCGATCAGGCCGCCGAGCTTCTGCAATACCAGGTCGACCACCGCCTCGAAGGTGCGGCGCGCGCCCAGGTCGCCGCGCGTCTCGCCATGGTCTACCTCACCAACCGCAAGCCGGACCGCGCCATCGAGGCGCTGCGCACCACCCGCATCGCCGATCTCGCGGGCGAGCTGCGCCAGCAGCGGCTGCTCTTGGAGGCGCGCGCCAACAGTGACATCGGTCGTTACGACCTCGGGCTGGACATCATCAGTAACATCGGCGGCCGCGAGGCGATCCGGCTGCGCTCCGACATCTACTGGGCGTCGCGGCGCTGGCGCGAGGCGTCCGAGCAGATCGAGCTCTACTACGGCGATCGCTGGCGCGATTTCCGCCCGCTCAATCCGGCGGAGCGCGGCGACATCCTGCGCGCCGTGGTCGGCTATGCGCTCGCCGACGACGCCATCGGCCTCGCCCGCTTCCGCGAGAAATATGCGCCGCTGATGACCGGCGAGGCGGACAAGATCGCGTTCGACGTCGCCAGCAAGCCGGCGAGCGGCTCCAGCGCCGAATTCGCGCAGATCGCGAAGATGGCCGCGAGCGTCGACACGCTCGACGGCTTCCTCCGCGACATGCGGGCGCGCTTCCCGGATGCCACCGGCAAAGGACCGGACGGCGGCAAGGATGCCGCGAAGGCCCCGTCGGAAGCGACCGGCGCCTTGCCGCGCATCCAGGGCGTCAAGCAGGCGATCGCCGGCCGTTGA
- a CDS encoding flagellar protein FlbB has translation MNAFRNIRVIPVVLIAVACLAVLKVAGLVIDGGYVFDYDPHPTKRSWAQENLGYPGREDNDIVTGSTHGAPKEKKEEAPKPAAPDTKPEGVVIKPEENQQQVSPAEKAILERLQSRRQELDARAREIDIRESLLRAAEQRIQSKTEEMKAIEGRISGAQAAKTEADNARFKSIVTMYEGMKPKDAAKVFDRLEMSVLIEIASQIAPRKMSDILGLMTPEAAERLTVELARRAGADRPETSAELPKIEGKIVPVKSN, from the coding sequence ATGAATGCGTTTCGTAACATCCGCGTCATTCCCGTCGTCCTGATCGCGGTGGCCTGCCTTGCGGTCCTGAAGGTGGCCGGCCTCGTGATCGATGGCGGCTACGTTTTCGACTATGACCCTCACCCGACCAAGCGGTCCTGGGCCCAGGAGAACCTGGGCTATCCCGGCCGCGAGGACAACGACATCGTCACCGGCTCCACGCACGGCGCGCCGAAGGAGAAGAAGGAGGAGGCGCCCAAGCCCGCCGCTCCCGACACCAAGCCCGAGGGCGTGGTGATCAAGCCCGAGGAGAACCAGCAGCAGGTGTCGCCGGCGGAGAAGGCGATCCTCGAGCGGCTGCAGTCGCGTCGCCAGGAGCTCGACGCGCGCGCTCGCGAGATCGACATCCGCGAGAGCCTGTTGCGCGCCGCCGAGCAGCGCATCCAGTCCAAGACCGAGGAGATGAAGGCGATCGAGGGCCGCATTTCCGGCGCGCAGGCCGCCAAGACCGAGGCCGACAACGCCCGCTTCAAGAGCATCGTCACGATGTACGAGGGCATGAAGCCGAAGGATGCCGCCAAGGTGTTCGACCGGCTCGAGATGTCGGTGCTGATCGAGATCGCCTCGCAGATCGCCCCGCGCAAGATGTCGGACATTCTCGGTCTGATGACGCCGGAGGCCGCCGAGCGGCTCACCGTCGAGCTCGCGCGCCGGGCCGGCGCCGACAGGCCCGAGACCAGCGCCGAGCTGCCGAAGATCGAGGGCAAGATCGTGCCTGTGAAGAGCAATTGA
- a CDS encoding DUF6468 domain-containing protein: MNHSLGLIIESLVAVLLVLTIGYCMLLNSRLKRLKADEHSLKAVIAELITATEIAERAIGGLKLAVRDVNDNLGNQLAAATQMSDQLRKQLAESDGVVRRLSRIASAARPITSPEAAPEPAPAPAPVPAITTEPVRVSSAKAVAAAAQAFSERRRTGGLAA, from the coding sequence ATGAACCACTCCCTCGGATTGATCATCGAAAGTCTGGTGGCGGTCTTGTTGGTGCTGACCATCGGCTATTGCATGCTGCTGAATTCCAGGCTCAAGCGGCTGAAGGCGGACGAGCATTCGCTCAAGGCCGTGATCGCGGAGCTGATCACCGCGACCGAGATCGCCGAGCGGGCGATCGGCGGCCTCAAGCTCGCGGTGCGCGACGTCAACGACAATCTCGGCAATCAGCTCGCCGCCGCGACGCAGATGTCCGACCAGTTGCGCAAGCAGCTCGCCGAGAGCGACGGCGTGGTGCGCCGGCTGTCGCGCATCGCCAGCGCCGCGCGACCCATCACCTCGCCTGAAGCCGCGCCGGAGCCGGCCCCTGCGCCTGCGCCGGTGCCGGCGATCACGACCGAGCCGGTGCGCGTCTCCAGTGCCAAGGCGGTTGCCGCCGCGGCCCAGGCATTCTCCGAACGTCGAAGGACTGGTGGCCTTGCCGCATGA